One region of Metallosphaera sedula DSM 5348 genomic DNA includes:
- a CDS encoding Fur family transcriptional regulator translates to MEIDIAEMLRKRGLKVTPQRIAVIKTMIRGGHFSGEQIFSELKKTEPSISLSTVYNALETLEKAGIIRSFEAGGKTWYEMRMEPHVNVFCEDLGDIVDVDLDLGSLEKNLEEKGIQPKNLSVIVYAECSKMKKV, encoded by the coding sequence ATGGAAATCGATATAGCTGAAATGCTGAGGAAAAGGGGTTTAAAGGTAACCCCCCAAAGGATAGCTGTCATAAAGACAATGATAAGGGGTGGGCATTTTAGTGGGGAACAGATTTTCAGCGAACTGAAAAAGACTGAACCCAGTATTAGCCTTTCCACCGTCTATAATGCCCTTGAGACTTTGGAGAAAGCTGGAATCATAAGATCCTTTGAGGCTGGAGGGAAAACATGGTACGAAATGCGAATGGAACCTCACGTTAACGTGTTCTGCGAGGATCTGGGCGACATAGTGGACGTGGATTTAGATCTAGGATCACTCGAGAAGAACCTTGAAGAAAAGGGCATTCAACCGAAAAATTTGAGCGTGATAGTCTATGCTGAGTGCTCTAAAATGAAGAAAGTATAG
- a CDS encoding archaea-specific SMC-related protein codes for MRVRISNIGGITSPLDIDLSKGVNVYTAPNAYGKTSLSRALVSMLTTEVKPEDLLNVFADSGYIEVRYNDKEYYRRIKRVKNKLAENAKLIMDDKRALLLSYFSPENKLLNQILGGQEQIEWFISSTSEIEKVKQLKMNVDERLKILKEEHEELKSKYKDAVTIQAEIRSIENEIETLKKETESDRLINSTTQSISVTRQNKLAELNSKIEQKKKELLDLQTKHTRLELDIQQKESMITPEIKKIFEDQLNEINQELQRKSALRNETEIGIRVLERVMDEIKDAEKNHLDTCYVCGSHVDPEIWRTRIDVISEQLRMRQNSFESVKKEIDELTRKKDEITRKLAEFENIRNEVVKLKTKKQELLNRMEMVKEQIGELERQKREMEDRFNKNSEVIRVTGPENAVTKRINELMNKKSQLEYELANLGIPASTLNKIKEKEKEIEELEAQSQELQREYIRRLSVAKEEFTKIANSLMRELEFNLEAEITPDFQLVVKRNGTLMDLRKLSSSERTSLALILVVTAIKSYFKTPFFIVDESFMTFDQRRFQKLVNYLSGLTDYIIITRSDENVSLVKEEKAETEVPPSQ; via the coding sequence ATGAGAGTTAGAATTAGCAATATAGGTGGGATAACTAGCCCTCTCGATATAGACCTGAGCAAAGGAGTCAACGTTTACACGGCTCCTAACGCTTACGGGAAGACCTCACTATCTAGGGCCTTAGTCTCGATGTTAACCACAGAGGTCAAGCCAGAGGATCTTCTTAACGTCTTCGCAGACTCAGGTTATATTGAGGTTAGGTACAACGACAAGGAATATTATAGGAGAATTAAGAGGGTAAAAAACAAGCTCGCTGAAAACGCCAAACTGATTATGGATGATAAGAGGGCTCTTCTTCTGTCTTACTTCTCCCCAGAGAACAAATTGCTTAATCAGATCCTTGGGGGACAGGAGCAGATTGAATGGTTCATCTCTTCCACATCTGAGATAGAGAAGGTGAAGCAACTTAAGATGAACGTGGATGAGAGGCTGAAGATCCTTAAGGAGGAACATGAGGAGCTAAAGAGCAAGTACAAGGACGCCGTTACAATCCAGGCTGAGATAAGGAGCATTGAAAATGAGATAGAGACCCTAAAGAAGGAGACCGAGAGCGATAGGCTCATTAACAGCACAACGCAATCTATCTCAGTCACGAGGCAGAATAAGTTAGCTGAACTAAACTCGAAGATAGAGCAGAAAAAGAAGGAGCTTCTAGATCTTCAAACTAAACATACTAGGCTAGAGTTGGATATCCAACAAAAGGAGAGCATGATAACCCCTGAGATAAAGAAGATCTTTGAAGATCAGTTGAACGAGATAAACCAAGAGCTACAGAGAAAATCTGCCCTAAGAAACGAGACTGAAATAGGTATAAGGGTTCTCGAAAGGGTGATGGACGAAATCAAGGACGCTGAGAAGAACCACCTCGACACATGTTATGTCTGCGGTAGCCACGTGGATCCCGAGATATGGAGGACCAGGATTGACGTAATTTCAGAACAGTTGAGGATGAGACAAAATTCCTTCGAAAGCGTAAAGAAAGAAATAGACGAGTTAACCAGGAAGAAGGATGAAATAACGAGGAAGTTGGCAGAGTTTGAGAACATAAGGAATGAGGTTGTGAAGCTCAAGACAAAGAAACAGGAGCTACTCAATAGGATGGAGATGGTGAAGGAGCAGATTGGAGAATTGGAGAGGCAAAAGAGGGAAATGGAGGATAGATTTAACAAGAACTCAGAAGTTATCAGAGTTACAGGTCCAGAGAATGCAGTCACCAAGAGAATAAACGAGCTAATGAACAAGAAGAGTCAGCTAGAGTATGAACTAGCAAACCTCGGAATTCCAGCCTCTACTCTAAACAAGATCAAGGAAAAGGAGAAGGAGATAGAGGAACTAGAGGCGCAATCGCAAGAACTACAACGTGAATATATCAGGAGGTTGTCAGTGGCGAAGGAGGAGTTTACGAAGATTGCTAACTCTTTAATGAGGGAACTAGAGTTCAACCTAGAGGCAGAGATTACGCCAGACTTCCAGTTAGTCGTGAAGAGGAATGGGACTCTGATGGATCTTAGAAAGCTCTCGTCATCAGAGAGAACATCCTTAGCCCTTATCCTAGTGGTCACGGCGATAAAGTCGTACTTTAAGACGCCGTTCTTCATAGTAGACGAATCCTTCATGACCTTCGATCAGAGACGTTTCCAGAAACTGGTGAACTACCTGTCAGGTCTCACGGACTACATCATCATTACCAGAAGCGATGAAAACGTCTCTCTGGTCAAGGAGGAGAAGGCTGAGACTGAGGTTCCTCCATCTCAGTGA
- a CDS encoding nucleoside hydrolase, whose translation MARKVIVDSDTASDDTIAILLASRLFDLLGVTIVAGNVKYDHQVRNALYTLEYIGKEDVPVYLGQDRPILNKWRTVEEVHGENGMGGWKIPEPKKRPEKEKAVDAIVRLSRENQGELEMLAISPLTNLALAYLREPSIVKWIKKVWIMGGAFTRGNTTPIAEFNFWVDPEAAKIVLDAGFDITIVPWETTEEYGTLDTSHWSRIKSMNTKLSEFFVNVNKTLLEFSMKQGNKGSVHPDSLTTYLAYDSSAILEERKFKVDVELCSISRGAMLVDWYTKGRENASVVLKADSKKFYNELISILSSF comes from the coding sequence ATGGCACGTAAGGTAATAGTTGATTCGGACACGGCATCAGATGACACTATCGCCATTTTATTAGCATCGCGACTATTTGATCTCCTTGGGGTAACAATAGTAGCTGGGAACGTTAAGTACGATCATCAGGTTAGGAATGCGTTATACACGCTGGAGTATATTGGCAAGGAGGATGTCCCGGTTTACTTAGGGCAGGATAGACCAATACTAAACAAGTGGAGAACCGTTGAAGAGGTCCACGGGGAAAATGGCATGGGAGGTTGGAAAATTCCTGAGCCTAAGAAGAGGCCAGAGAAGGAGAAGGCAGTTGACGCAATTGTCAGATTGTCCAGAGAAAATCAAGGGGAGCTAGAGATGCTTGCGATATCCCCCTTGACGAACCTGGCCTTGGCCTACTTGAGGGAACCCTCGATAGTGAAATGGATAAAAAAGGTCTGGATAATGGGTGGAGCATTCACCAGGGGAAACACAACGCCGATTGCAGAGTTCAACTTCTGGGTAGATCCAGAGGCAGCTAAGATAGTGTTAGATGCAGGGTTTGATATCACAATAGTGCCGTGGGAGACAACTGAGGAGTATGGAACCCTCGACACTAGTCATTGGAGCAGAATTAAGTCCATGAATACCAAGCTCTCAGAGTTTTTCGTAAACGTGAATAAAACGCTCCTGGAGTTTTCCATGAAGCAGGGAAACAAGGGTAGCGTTCATCCTGACTCCTTGACCACATATCTAGCGTACGATAGTTCGGCCATCCTTGAGGAGAGGAAGTTCAAGGTGGACGTGGAACTGTGCTCTATCTCCAGAGGAGCGATGCTTGTAGACTGGTACACCAAAGGCCGAGAAAACGCTAGTGTGGTACTGAAGGCGGACTCGAAAAAGTTTTACAACGAACTAATCTCTATACTTTCTTCATTTTAG
- a CDS encoding class I SAM-dependent methyltransferase → MTIFDDPKGYVGWYHTHHIIYENERRAVEELKLQNCLDIGSGPSIFHEVIQGDTVSLDISEFMLQSVEGDRVQGDAHYLPFRDNAFPCVFSSVTICFIERLDEFMAEARRVSRNRFVGCIVRADSSWGEFYSNLGKRGHKYYSKARFISGRDFLNLVGKYFKVRRTVSVLRYGPTDKEVPELPTDDGEGAFMCVEGIKE, encoded by the coding sequence TTGACCATATTTGATGATCCCAAGGGTTACGTGGGTTGGTATCACACGCATCACATCATATACGAGAACGAACGGAGAGCCGTGGAGGAACTGAAACTCCAGAATTGCTTAGACATAGGTTCAGGGCCGTCCATATTTCATGAGGTGATTCAAGGGGACACAGTGTCACTGGATATCTCTGAATTCATGCTTCAGTCAGTGGAGGGCGATAGGGTACAAGGAGATGCCCACTATCTTCCATTCAGGGATAATGCATTTCCATGCGTTTTCTCTTCAGTTACTATCTGTTTCATTGAAAGATTAGATGAGTTCATGGCTGAGGCCAGGAGGGTTTCGAGGAATAGGTTCGTGGGTTGCATTGTAAGGGCTGATTCCAGTTGGGGCGAGTTCTACTCCAATCTGGGAAAAAGGGGCCATAAATATTATTCCAAGGCCCGATTCATCTCAGGACGTGACTTCTTGAACTTGGTGGGTAAGTATTTCAAGGTAAGACGTACAGTCTCGGTACTAAGATATGGACCTACCGACAAGGAGGTTCCAGAGCTTCCCACCGATGATGGTGAAGGCGCTTTCATGTGCGTTGAAGGCATAAAGGAATAG
- a CDS encoding CBS domain-containing protein — protein MGIVREFAVLRPFDTLLYASKLMVLEHVPKSIVIDERGVPVGTITQKDIVKFVYQMGEDRPMENVMLSEVMRKDVICVSPNIDPFDAAQIMIDKKQPLLAVCDDHEKALGIIIKSDLSNFYASQVRGLQKVKDYMSSPVVTIDPLAKLSEAVEKMVESNLSRLVVFTPGKVLGVVTTTDLLYMAAALKYRDLKIEVRDVMSPNVIVVNGNEDMANAAKLMASRKIKGIPVMDKDGKLGGIVTTTDVVRAMMDQSVKKYLYEVKMYTSSF, from the coding sequence ATGGGAATAGTACGTGAATTCGCGGTTCTGAGGCCTTTCGATACGCTCCTCTATGCCTCAAAGCTCATGGTATTAGAGCATGTCCCAAAGTCAATAGTTATAGACGAAAGAGGAGTCCCTGTGGGCACCATAACCCAAAAGGACATAGTGAAGTTCGTATATCAAATGGGCGAGGATAGGCCCATGGAAAACGTTATGTTGTCAGAGGTAATGCGGAAAGATGTTATCTGTGTCAGTCCTAACATAGACCCCTTTGATGCTGCTCAAATAATGATTGATAAGAAACAGCCCCTCCTCGCAGTTTGCGATGATCATGAAAAGGCCCTGGGAATTATTATAAAGAGTGACCTTAGCAACTTCTACGCCTCTCAGGTTAGGGGCCTACAAAAGGTTAAGGATTACATGAGCTCACCTGTGGTGACCATAGACCCCCTAGCAAAGTTGTCGGAGGCAGTAGAGAAGATGGTGGAGAGCAATCTTAGCAGACTGGTGGTCTTTACCCCAGGCAAGGTATTGGGAGTGGTAACTACCACAGATCTTCTCTACATGGCTGCGGCGTTAAAATATAGGGATCTTAAGATAGAGGTGAGGGATGTTATGAGCCCTAACGTAATAGTAGTTAACGGTAATGAGGACATGGCCAACGCAGCTAAGTTAATGGCCTCAAGGAAAATAAAGGGTATTCCTGTCATGGATAAGGACGGTAAATTGGGAGGTATAGTTACCACTACTGACGTTGTTAGAGCCATGATGGATCAGAGCGTTAAAAAGTACTTATACGAGGTGAAAATGTATACGTCATCCTTCTGA